In Pseudomonas campi, the sequence ACACCCCACTCGAGGAGTGGCCCGGCTGGCAGGCTGGTATGCCCGAGGCCTGGCCCGAAGACCTGCTCGCCCTGCATCGCGACGGGCGCCTGCGCCTGAGTGGTTCGCGCCTGCGCGGGCTGCATGCCTGGCAGGCATGGTGGACGCCGCTGGCCAAGCCCGCGGCGGTGGAGGCTCTGGTGGGCGTCCCGTCACGCCTGGAAGGGGTGGTGCCGGCCTTGCAGCTGGCCGAGCTGCAACTGGGTGGGCGTCCCTTCGCCATGGTGCTGCTCCCCGCCAATCGCCAACCGACGCAGGCACACGCCCTGTGGAGCGACCGCCAGTGGCAGTTGCTGATGGTCCGCCTGGATGCGAGGTCCTGAGATGAGTAGCCCCTTGGAAATGCCTGACGAGCTGTTCGACGAGCCGCCGGTGCGAGTCCTGCAGCGCGATGCGATCAGCCAGACCGTGCTGTTGCTGGGCAATCAGCAACTGCTGGCGCAGTTGCTCTGCCTGCTGACCCCGCTGTTGATCGGCGCGCTGCTGGCGGGGCAGCTGGCCCTTGAGTTCCGTCCCTGGCCGTTGGGCAACTTCGAGCTGACCCTGTTGGCCTGGGGGCTGTTGTGGTTGCTGTTCCTGGGTTACTGCCTGCTGGCGGGCGCCTACCCCAACACTTATCTGTTCAATCCCCGGCGCCAGTGGCTGCTGCACCTGAACAGCGGCGAGGCCATCGACCTGGCGGGCATTGTGCGATTGCAGCAGGCGCGGCAGGCGGCGGTCGATCCGCAGAGCGTCGCCGCGCATTCCCAGGAAAACCTGTTGCCGTGCAACGCCCAGGTGCTGGGCGAGCTGGACTGGGGGAAGCTGCAGGCCATCGACGTCTATCGACCGCTGACCCTGCGCGACTATCTGCGGCGCTTGTTCAGCCCGGAGGTGCTGGTGGCCAGCTCGGTGGTGGCCGAGACATTTCTGGTGACCTTCCTGATCATCAGCTTCGACCTGGTCGGCTTCCTGCTGGCGCACTTGGTGCTCGGCCTGGCTGCTCTGGCCTGCGGCCTGGCCGGTTATGCCTTGCAGCAACAGGTTGCGGCACGCTGCCAGGCCCTGCTCGGCGCTCGCTCAATCGAGGATGTAGTGCGGGACGAAGCGTGAGCTGTCCTGGGTGATCACGCCCAGGTCCTCGCGCATGCCCATGCCGACCGGCTCACCGCCGACCAGCCAGCTGCCGATGATCGGATGCTGGCCGCCCATGCTTGGTGGCGGGCACCAGGCCTGTAGGATCGCCGGGCCGTCGCTGTAAGGGCCGGGCACTTCCAACTCCACGCCCTTGGCGCTTTCCACACGAATGTTGGCCCCCTCGCGGGAGAAGAACGGCTTGCGCACCCAGCGCGTGCCGAGCAGCTCGGCATCCGCGGTATCGGCGAAGCAGGCCGGCAGCAGGTTGGGGTGGCCGGCATGGCGTTGCCAGAGCAGCGGCAGGATGGCCTTGTTCGACAGCAGGGTCTTCCACACCGGTTCGATAAAGCGCGTGTGGCTCTGCGCCAGATGGCGGGAAAAGTCCTCTTGCAGCAACCATTCCCAGGGATAGAGCTTGAACAGCTGTTGCAGCGGCTGGTTGCGCAGGTCGACAAAGCCCTTGCCGGGCAGGTGGCCGATATCGTCGATATGCATCAACTGGGGTTGCAGGCCGGCCTGGCTGGCGCAGTCGGCCAGGTAGGTCAGGGTGCCCTCATCCTCGATATGGTCGCGGCAGCAGGCTAGATGCAAGGGTTGCCCGGCCAGGCCGATGTGCTGCAGACGCTCGATCAGCGCGTCCTGGATGCGGTTGTACTGGTCGGCCGCCACGGGCAGCAGGCCACGCTCGCGGCATTGCTCCAGCCACACCCACTGGAAGAAGGCCGCCTCGTACAGGCCGGTCGGCGTATCGGCGTTGTATTCGTAGAAGCGCGCCGGGCCCTGGCCGTCGTAGGCCAGGTCCATGCGCCCGTAGAGCGCCGGCTCGCGAGCCTGCCAGCTGTCGCGGATCAGTTGCCAGTGGGCCTCGGGCACCGCCATGCGCCGCAGCAGCGCCTCGCTGTCCACCACCTCGGCCACCAGGGCCAGGCACATGGCCTCCAGCTCGGCGCTGGGCGCTTCGATGGCGTCTTCGATCTGACGCAGGCTGAAGCGGTAGCAGATGCTCTCGTCCCAGTAAGGCTCGCCGCCGATGGAGTGGAAATGAAAGCCGAGTGAGGCGGCTTGGGTGCGCCAGTCCTGGCGCGGAGGGATGCTGTGCCTGAGCATGTAACGTCCATGTGGTGCGGGGCAAACGGGGCGCCACTTTACCATTGAGGCATGAGCCGGGAATTTCCGGGGGGCGTGACAGTGAAGCCAATCGCAGAAACATCATCGGCACGGGGTATGCGGGGGCAGGGGCGTCACTTGCGGTTTTTGTGCCGTGGTGCCAGCTAACTGGCTGACGCTGCGAGAGAGGTCAGGACGGAAGCCAGATCACCTTGCTGTACGGCCGCCTACAACACTTGGCGCAGGTATCTCTGGATCGCCTGCAGGTGGTGCTGTTCGGTGTGCTGTACCTGCGCAACCGGCAGCCCTGACATGTTGGCAGAAGAGTCAGGGCTGCGATCGCGCTGACTCAGGGCTTGTACACGTAGCCTTCGGCTTTCTCGTACTTGAAGCCATTGATGCCCGTGCTGGAGTACACGACGCTGTAGAGGTGGTGCTTGGTCGTGGGGTTCCAGTAGCGGTGCAGGGCCGTCGCGTTGGGCACCTTGGCCGTGAATACGTTGGCGGCCGCGCCCACATAGACATAGCCGACCTTGCTGTAGTAGGCGTCGTCACGACCGATGGTGTAGAGGCTGTTGGCGATGCTGCTGTTGTAGTAGCGATGCAGCACGGTCGTGCCGAATGCCGCGCTGCT encodes:
- a CDS encoding glutathionylspermidine synthase family protein; this encodes MLRHSIPPRQDWRTQAASLGFHFHSIGGEPYWDESICYRFSLRQIEDAIEAPSAELEAMCLALVAEVVDSEALLRRMAVPEAHWQLIRDSWQAREPALYGRMDLAYDGQGPARFYEYNADTPTGLYEAAFFQWVWLEQCRERGLLPVAADQYNRIQDALIERLQHIGLAGQPLHLACCRDHIEDEGTLTYLADCASQAGLQPQLMHIDDIGHLPGKGFVDLRNQPLQQLFKLYPWEWLLQEDFSRHLAQSHTRFIEPVWKTLLSNKAILPLLWQRHAGHPNLLPACFADTADAELLGTRWVRKPFFSREGANIRVESAKGVELEVPGPYSDGPAILQAWCPPPSMGGQHPIIGSWLVGGEPVGMGMREDLGVITQDSSRFVPHYILD